The window GGCTTGTTAATTATTTAATCTATCACAGAGCCATAGGACCTTAGCGTGACGCCCCGAGCATCACCAAGGCCAGGCTGTCCCTTTCAGCCTGCGCATCAGGCCAGAGGACTCTGGACAGCCCTGCACCTGGTTCTTGCTTGTAAGAAACACACCCATAGTCAGTAGGCCACTTGATCTCTTTCATCGTATTTCACGCTTTCTAAACATTCTGCCTAGAAGTTGGAGTCCAGGACAGTCTCTAAACACCGTGACTGCTGATCATCCCACAGCCCGTGTTTGCATCACACCAGCACCCCGCGTGGCACACGCTGGGAACAGGCGTGTGACTGACTGTACGGTGTTGAGGACACGCGACCTCTCAAGCTCATGCTGTCGTCCCAGCACTGAGGAGGATGCCAGGGGCACCTGCAGCCGTACATGCCATGTAAGCAAACCGTGGGTCTTCTGACCTTCCCGCACTCGGGGGAGGGCACATGGCACATGGAAACCAGCTACCGCGGAGCGTGGCGCCTCTACTTAAAGCCttggatcacacacacacactcacacacacacacacacacacacacacacacgctgggaGAAGCAGCATGTCTGGAATGTTGACAGATGACTTGTTTCACCAGGATTTTGGGTCGTGAGAGACTGGAACTAGAGGTTGGACTAGTCTGgaggttggttaagcgactgccttcggctcaggtcatgatcctggagtccctggatcgagtcccgcatgttCTGGAGCCAGATGCTTGTCTGGGGAAATCTGAGGGACTGGGACAGGGCAGGTCAGAGGACTCAGCTAAACAGGAGCTTCTTGGGAATACCACAGATGACAAAGGGCCAAGTTCCAGAAGGTCAAATAGGACCAGGAAGGAGCAGATGGAGGCATGTGTCAACACTCAGAAAAGAAGTGGTGGCCCAGGCAAAGGGACAAGATGGAAGACCCTTTGGGTGGGGCCAGCCCTGGGTTCCTGTGGAAGACTCAGGATGCCCTGTCCACCCTCAGCCCCGTGGGAGGACTTGCCAACCATGCTCTGGTGAAGGGCGAGGCATTGAAGACCAAGGGGCCAGGTCTCTGCCACGTCTGAGCCCCACTGAATCACTGAGCCCCCACTCAGGTTCCTCAGCTCAAATCCAGGGTGTTAATTATGATAACAATGGAGACCCCAAAACGTTGTGAGGGTTCACTGGGACAGCTTCTGTGGAAATGGGTCACGACGTCTGTCCACAAAGAAGGTGCtgaacaaatgctttttctttcagttgcCAAGAGAACGGCTGACCCAATCACTTTCTTGACATTGTGTATTTACCCTAAATAGCTAAAGCTGTTTGCAAAACCCACAGCCAAGAACCTCGGCTTGACCCTTCTTCCTGACATTCTGTAAAAAGCACTGAGCATATCTGCCCCaagggatgaataaataaaagagcgAATGACTGACATTAGCTTTCTGATGCTGGCTTCTGACCAGGCGATGCTGCTAACCGAAGGACTTAGAAAAGCCACCCCATTCTCCTCACTGGTTTTCTCATTAGTAAAAGGGAGGCTGTTATTTAAACCATGGATAATCTCTAAGGCACCTTCCAGCTCCATTTTTTATAACCTGTTCAGATTTTCATACACTCTGAATTAACCGAGTCTGGAACACTATGCTCTGCAATTTTGAAAAACTCCCCAGATACCAGAATTTTTCCAAGAGTGCCAGGGAAGATTCAAGGAGGAAAAGAATTGTCTTAAAGACCTACCCCAAAGATCTCTTGATTTGCACACAGAGCGCTATAAATATACCATCGTAGTCTGCACCAAAATTCACGGCCCAAATACTATCATCAAAAACACGCACGTTACTGAGTAGTTTACACACATTGTCTCAACCACCTGTCAAAACAGCCCCATGAGGTCTAGGAGTCCGGTGACCCCCTTCCTGAGTAACCTGTGGGCCATCCACATTCCTCATACCCGGGCTGACCATGGTATGACCCCAATGTCCTGAATTCACCCGCACAGCTCAAGAGAGTGGACACCGCTTCATAGTTATGGTTTTGAAAAATGACCTCAAATCCAGAGGATGGCTTTTAGTGTCCCAAAGATGCTATGTATGTAgttatttatatacaaaaaacaGTAGGACTGAAAAGTCACATTAGTGATCCCACGTGTTTCCTGGCAATTTggtttattgttttcattcttctgGGACTAAAAGTTGGAcacagttggggtgcctgggtgactcagttggttaagcatccgactcttggttttggcttaggtcatgatctcaaggtcgtgagatcaagccctacgtcaggctatgcgctcagtggggagtctgctggagattctctctctctccctctgcccctccccccgtgcacactctctctctctcaaataaataaataaaatctttaaaaaaaataaaaataaataaaagttggacACAGTTGAGGAAAAGAGACAGATTTCTATAATTATCAAAAGAGATGGAAGGGAGGTGTCAAGGGGTGTCAGGTGAGACAAGGTTGGCATGCGGAGGAGTGCATTATAGGGTTCCACCCACTTCCCAGTGTCTGAGGCTTTCTACTACCGAGAGGGGGCATGAGGTCAAGAAGCACTGCTGTAAAGCCCTTCTAGATTTTCAGGTCACGGTTTGCAGTAAAATCTCACTCATTTACTGATTCGCTGGGAGCCATGCTGTTGGCTGTGTTTTAGAATCCTCCCCCTTTCAGCCTAGGCTCTCTGACTCCCCCCTAAAACCGTCTCCCATAAAGACCATTTCAGTTccatgcaacaaatatttgttgagcatctactatgtgccaggagctGTGCTAAAAATTTAAGGtgcatctggggcgcctgggtggctcagtcagttaagcatccgattcttgatctcagctcaggtcttgatctcagggtcatgagttcaagcccctatgttgggctccatgctaggtagGGAgcctaattaattaaaaaaaaaaaagatttaaggtgcatcaatgaaggaaacaaagatcCATGCCTGCACAGAGCTCTCATTAAAGTGGgttgaaataaaacaataaatgaaatatattataataaatagatGTTATATACTTTGTTAGAAACTGATAAGTCCAATGGGAAAAATAGCACAAGGTAAGGGGCCGTGGGATGGGGCAAGGTAAGCCTCACCAAGAAGGTGATATCTGACCAAAGCCTTGAAGGAGGCAAAGGAGTGAGCCACGAGATGCTCTGGGGAAAGAGTAATCCTGGCAAacggaacagccagtgcaaaggccctgcggtTGGTGAAGTGTGTCTGGGCTGTTCCAGGAAGGCAAGGAGGccagagtggcaggaagaggaCAGCATGAAGGGACAAGGTTAAGGCATAGAAACAGATAACAATATTAAAGATGTGGCTTTTCCTCAGAGATGGGGAGCCACTGGGGGGTTCTAAGTGGACAAGTGAGATGCTTTGGCCTATATTTTTGAAGAGCGCTCTGGAAGCTGTTTTGGGAATAGACCTAAGGGGTGCAGAGATGGGAACAGAGACAGTGGGCACAGGAACAGGAACGCAGGTGCGGGGACAGGGGCTTGGGCAGGCGGCAGCCGTGAGGTGTTGGGAAGAGGTTGGCCTCTGGATACAATCCGAAGGTAGAGCCCCAAGCAAAGGACACCGAAAAGGAGTGGcagcaggtgggaggaggagaaccAAGAGCACCAAGCATCCTGGAAGCTGGGGACGGAGCTGGGCCTGAAGCCAGCAAGACCAGCCACGCAGTCAGGCAAGATAAGGACCAAGGACCAGCCCAGACCAGCAACGGGAGTCCTCAGAGAGCTTGATAAGAACAGCTGGTGGAGGGGGCAGCAACGTCTGATGGGAGGGCACTCAGAAAGAACAGGAGGGGAGAAATTTAAGACGACAACACAGAACTCCCTTGTGGGGTTGAACTGCCCCGTGCAGGAGTCCTGCGCTCCACCAGGTGGGAAGAGCTGGAATCAAGTGCAAGAGCAGAGGGGCTGGTGCCACGGAGCCTAGTCCCAGCGCACAAGGCTGGGAACTGGGGTTCAGATGCTGGTGGGTGGGCGTGTGGAAGGGCATGGAGGGCATGCAAGAGGTGCAGCCTGAGCCCCCGACGCAATGAGCTCCTGCACCCCACTGAACACGGACAGGCGGCCGGCGGACAGCCTGGGAGGCCCACCCGGGGGGGTCGTCCCCTAAATGTGCAACTTCTCAGCTGTGCCGGCAACCTTGAGCGAGTTGCTCCCTCCCTCTTGCCACCTGGGCTTCCTCACCTGCAAAGCGGGCCCATGGCTGGCGCCTCCTCCCCCGTAGAGCTGCTTTGAGCATTTAAGGACATAATGCATGTAGCGTGCTCATCTCAGCACACCCAGGAAACAGGGTTCACCATCAGTCATTCCCCCTGGACACCCAAGGGTGAAGCCACCAACCAGCCTGGCTCCTGCAGGTCCCAGTACAAAACTAACGTTGGCTGTCATGGGAAGAGCATCGCTTTGCCTCCCAGTTCCTGCTGTCACAGAGCTTCTTACCCTCGTGGTCAGGCAAGGTGGCATCAGGAACAGAGCTGGAACCCAACAGGCAGGCTCTGAGGGCTCAGGAACTGATTTTACTCAGATGCCTCCAAAGGCTGGTTGTCAGTATCTTCTTGGGTCTGGAAATGTTTTTACTGGTTGGATAGAGGCTTTCTGTTCGAGGACAGAAAAGGCTACTGAGGTGTGcaaatgtcttttaaaagaaatcattctaAGATCTGGGGCTGCCCAAGTCCCTTCAGAGCGACAGCAGGGCATCTCTCGCCGCCAGGGGAACCGAAGCAAGACGCAACAGGCCCCACAGCAATGTGGCAATAAAATCCCGCCAGACCCCACCCGGATCCCTCTGTCCTCCCAAAGGTTGGGCCTGGGGAATAAGCAGCACTTATGACATGGAAAGAGGGATCACCAAGGGACCGACTCCAACCTAAATGGAAAGGACCCTACCGGGGATTTCTGGCCGCTCCCACCGCCACAGGGCCAGAAGGAGTACCCTCCTGGGTCCATCTCATCAAGATTAaacctgccctccccgccccccccccaccccggactTCTTCAGGACCCACCGGCCAACCACACCTATACTTGTGAACCAACTGAAGCTCTGAAATTCAAAAGACAGtcattgggtgcctgggtggcgcagtcggttaagcgtccgactcttagttttagctcaggtcataatctcagggtcatgagatcgagcctggcataGGGTTCCGTGCTCTGTGCaaagtctacttgggattctctccccctctccctctgccactcatgCTCATctgcctgcttgctctctctctctcaaataaataaatcttaaaaaaaaaagtcatcactGCAAACAGGTAAGGAATGTGGTGGATCATCGTCCCCATCACCTTCTTTTCTTACATCTGTGTCTCCCATTCACTTGCTGTTTCAAGCAGCACCACTCCCTGGAAAACACCTGGTTTGCCCCTGCTGGGTAAGGGGTCCGGGTTAGTTTAACATTTCCTGGGGTGGCTCTGGGTCTGTTCTCTTGTCCTTTCACACCTCTTTTGTCCTGGCtaggtgaagaaaaaaaataaaactaaccaTACCCCTTCTTATCCTGGTGCTTATGTCTTCCCTGATCATAATAGGGCGTAAGCAAAacgtggggaaaggggaagaaaattctTTGCTCCAAATTACTAAAAACATTGTCTCAGACCGCACTAGAAACTTAATCAGACCGCTGGGTATGTCATGAACAAGTCCATGGAGAAGCACATAAAGATGTTCCGTGAGGCAAGCTTGCAGAGTCGTCCCGGGGCCAAGCCCACCCCATTTACAGAGCCAATAAACCTCACACAAACCCAGTCCTCAGCATTCACCCAACACCCGCTGACCTGATTACAACACGTTTTCATCGATCAGCCATCATTGGTATACCACATGACCCCTCTTGTGATCTTTGCGGGCCCTCCACCTGTAATCTGACTGCCAAATGAGCCCGCATACTTAGTATCATTTTATGCAGCTGCCCACCAAAAGGTGCGGCgaaccccaccccccagccctgccccccttTATATGCAGCAATACCCCCCACATCTCAAACATGGCATATGATCTAGGAGATATGGCCTTGGTGTCACAGTTACCCAGACTGTCACACAGGGCCACAAGTATATGGCACCGCTGATGATGGAGACCTGGATGATGACAAGCACTCCCTGTGGATGCCCCACAACCACTCACCACCTCAgtgcccagcccccctccccagggctcctgggtcTAGCTGAAGGAATGGTCTTCCTAAGAATGTCAGATGGGAAGGGGGACACCAGTTCAATGTCTTGATACCAATAAGACTAGCGGAGGCTGTGGGACATGCTGCACCGTCCTCTGAAAATATTCAGATATTCGTCAGTAACCCTTCTAACACTCAGCTATCACCACCACGGAGGTCCAGGGGAGCCGGAGGACGGCTGAACGCTCAGAGTCACCTGGGTCGTATCCGTGATGGGACCAGCTGGGGAACAATGCACAAGGCTTCCACACACAAGCCACTGTGTCCACGGTGGTGCTGAAACCGGACAGGAGTTTAAGCTTATCTAAGATCATTAGACTCTGGCTTCCGTGGTTTTAGATCACCAATTAGTCTTAGACTCTCCACTGGCTGACCCAGGGCGAGCATATGCTATTGCAAATCCATCCTGTTGATTCCACATTCATGTTTCTGGAGAGGTAGGACAAAGGGATGACATCATCCCCCAACAGGCCTCCTGGCTCCATAATTTTAAGGCCCCCATGCTCAAACCATCTGGGACTCCGTTAAGGGGTACCTGCCACGTGTTACCTGGTTCTTGCCTTTCCTCGCGCCCTTCGTGGCCATTTTACTGCTGTTTCTATTTGGGCCATGCTTCTTTACTTTACTTGTCAAATTCGTGTCCTCTAGACTCCAACAGTCCCATATCCAGCTGATGCTCGCACGGGGATTCAGCCCACACCCGCTGGGGACCGCGTTCTCACGTCAGGATTAAATCAGATAGCGGGACATTGCCATGACCTCCAATGAGAGGCAGCGTCTATGCCCTTGATAAGCAGGATGTAGACACAGGAGATGAGACCTCCATCCACATTCCCCTGTAAGCATCAGGTGGATGAAAGCTCTCCGGGGGCCATGAGACAGTCAGAGACCACAGGAACAAGccccaaatgaaaaatattatgcACCTGGGGCACTTCCGGTCGGCTGTTCTTCCTGAACTGATTTTCTCACAGAGCAGAACCAGGGTCCGACCCCACACCGGCCGGACTTCAAACAACAGCCGGGGCCATGTCCTGTTGAGGCGGGGACAAAAGGAGGCTCCACCAACCTGGAAGACCGTGGCTCCAAAAACACCAATGAGCTGCTGGGTCGCCTGCCAACATCAGCCAATCAGGATGAGGCACTTTTCCATCCCTTAGTAGCATAAGGGACAGGAGTGGGAACACTGGAGAAAGTAGGAGCTTCCTCCAATACAGCGCTGCCTGTGCCTTTGACTCTTGGGTCCCACGTCACTTCTACCGTTGTCGGGCCCAAGACCCCGGCTCAGGTAACAGAGCCCTGCCTGGGCTCGTGATCCCTGCAACTGAGCTCCAGGCTGAGGAGAAGGCCAGATCCTGGGTCCGCCACACTGAGCCCAGTGGCCACACGGACACACACCCCACCCAGGGTGGACACGTAGGCACAGACCCAGCCCTGCTGCCAGAGGAGCTCCTTCACCCTCAACGCCCCCCACCCACCGTCATCTTCCGAATCGGGGGCAGCCCTCCTGCAGGACCAAGGCTCCGACAAAATCTGGGCTTCAAAAGGAAGCTCAGTCCCTGACTGTCCCACCTGGGAGGAAGGTTTCCTGAGCGTGGTCCAGCAGGTGTAGAGCGGCCAGGATAAGGACTTACGTCTGCAGAGAAGCAGCAGATAGGGGAAACGCTGTTCAGGTTAATGTTGCCACGGCCATTTTGCAGCAAATACCTCCACCTGGGCTCAGGCAGGAGCTTGGTCCGGCTTCTGGGGGTTACCCAGCCATGTGAGGCCTTCACTTTGAGTGCTGGTAAAGTCACGTCaggtaaagtaaaaaataagtacGCATCGTTCGTACGACCAGGAGCAGGGCGGCTTAGCATGTATCCCACAGCTGCTGAGCGGGTGAAGACCCCCGCCAAGCAGGGCCTCGCTTGCACAGGCTGCAGAACAGGCTCCTGGAAACCTCCAGGCGGAAGGAAGCGGAAGGTTAATCTCCACTCCACAAACTCCGTTGTTCCCTGGCCGTCTGAGAAATTCCAAGAAGATGAGCCTGGGCCAGGCGTGGGAAGCAGGCACGGGAAGACAGCCCCCCTTGCCCGAAGCTCATTTCAGGGAGCTCATGCCGTGCCCCTGGGGATGCTGGCAGCGTGGCCAGGAAGTCCGCTCGACAGGCCAGCTTTGCAGTTGTTTCGAAGCCGAATCTATAAACACGGTTTTCTGTCTAGAGATGGCCGTTTCTCAGGGGCGACAGCCAGGGATGTGCTTGCTCTGCTGTGAGCTGAATGCCGAGCTGCTCACAGGGACTCGGTATCCCTGCTCGATCCACTGCGGTGAATGAGGGCGCTGGGGGCGTGCTGCTTCACCCCAGGGACAGCACTAAAAGCTAAAGGACTGGGACTTGAAGTGGAAGGGACTCCTGAAAGGGACTGAAGGATGCCACCACCAGGCTTGCCTCCGAGCCCTCCTGGCCGCCACTCCCCGCCAGGGGAGGCAGGACGGAGGGGTGGGCCAAGCCAGCGGCTGCACCTGGGTTCTCGCAGTGCTGGATTTCCATCCCTGCCCCAGTGTTTGTTGGCCGGGAGCCTTGGGACAAGGCCCTGGGTTCCCGTAAGCTGCGGCTGCCTGGTGTGGAAGATGGGGATGCTGACACCCACCGCGGCATGTAGACACTGATCCTGGAAATGGGAAAATGGAGGCGTGCGTCAAACACTTAGCGCAGTCGTGTGGGGACCCAAGAGATGGCCTCTGTTATCGCTTGGGCACCAAGCGGTTTCACTCAGGCTTACAAACTCAGTTAGACGGGCAGCGCTAGAGGAGAGCACCCTcacctgcctcttcctcctccctcctcactccctccctgccccacgaGGACCCTCAGCAATGCCCCCTGAAGAGCTTCCAAAGCTATCACTGTGGGTTGTCTCAAGTGTGTCCGCATGGGCCCCTGGGCTCGCTCAGACAGCTGGACACTCCTCTTCCAGAGAATCTTCCAGAGCCTGCCAATAGCTTAGCATGTTGCGAGGCTTGACGAAATGGCAGGCCACGATCTTCTTAAAACGACACGTGGAAAAGGCCAACCCGTTTGGGAAAAAGGTCTGCTCGGAGTGGAGTTCCTCCAGCCTGATTTTCAGTTTTGCCAGGCAGAGCCCCACGAAGACGTCTTCGAGCTTAATGAACGGGACGCTGTCGGACACATCATACACATGACTTGCCACGTCGCTGGAAAACACGTAGCCCGTGCCCGAGCAAAAGGGCGGGTACTTCTCCCACGGATATTCGTATTTACTGACAAACCACTTGTTGTGCTTGTCCCTAATCGGAAATTCGTTCAGTTTTAAGAAGCCGGTGAAAAACCGAGTGGTTCTGTTTTTCTTGAGGAGCAGCTCGGTCAGGTAGTAGATGTTGACAAACATGTCCGAGTCCGTTTTCATCACGAAAGCCGCCTGAGGACAGAAGCGGTGGATCCACTCGATACCCATCATGGTCTTCAGGGTCAAGTTGAAGTAGGCGTCCATGAAGTCCTTCTGGATGATGTCGCGATGCCGCTGGCTTTCCTGCACCACCACTTTCGACAGGTCTTTACTGGATGTGGCTCCCAGAAGGAAGAAGGTTTTTATGAGTCTTCCgttcacattcttttctttcccccacgTGTTCCGGATGACCGTGCGAGCAAACATCTGTTCGTGGGAGGAGGTCACCAGCAGGACAAGGAAGGGGGGATCCTGCCTGCAGTTGATATCTGGAAGCTGAAGGAagttccccctttctttcttgaaaacaaaCGGCTCGTCTTTAAAAGGAGTCAGGCTGTAGATGCTAAAATACAAACACAGGGCTCCCAGGACCACCAGGGAAATGTACATCAAGCGCATCTTCACGTAAGCCATCTGAAAGACACAAAGAGCAGTGGTCAGACCTCAAAAGAAGGAGAGCATGTTTAGCTTTGCCCTGGGACGCATAGATGGGGGAAGACACCCACGAGTCTCATGGCTCGTGTTCCAGAGACTCTGGGGTCTCACGGCACACAGAGCTGGAGAGCTGTTATCCAAAGGTGAGCATGGACGCCCAATAGCAACATTCACTCCACAGTGTGCAATCGGAGCACAGGGCTCCAGGCCAGCCTGCCCTTCACCCGTGGGAGTCTCAGATTCCCCCTCTAAAATACGGGACCAGATCTCCCACTAGGTCCTTCCAGCTCTGCCCATCCCTGACTCCATAATGAAGTCCAACTAGAGAACCTGCAAGACTGGAAACCACGTGTTCTAGATCTAAATGCATGAACCGTCTGCACTCTTCTCTGATCAAACCAAGCACCATTTTATCACacccagaaagaagaaagaccaGTGTTCAGATCTGCACGACTACATTCATCCCCCTTTATTTGTGGGAATACCTTCCAAGATCCCCAGCAGCTGCCTGAAGCCTAgcatagtaccaaaccctatttATGCTGTTTTCTCCCCTACATACGTTCCTAtaacttttagtttttaaatcagGCACAGTAAGGGATTCACAACAATAACTAAAATAGAACAACTATAACAACAAACTGTAATGAAAGTTACATGAATGGGGTCTCACTGCGCTATACTCACCCTTCCTGTGATGACGGGAGATGATAAAACGCCCACGTGATGAGATGAGGTGAGGTGGGCGGCGCGGGCGTGTGAGGTCGCGTTGGGCTACcactgaccttctgacaatagGTCAGAATGGAgaccatctgcttctggaccgCGGTGGACCACGGGTGACTGAAACCTTAGAACACAAAACCTCAGATAAGGCAGGAATACCGTACGTATCTTGGAATTCCATCCCTGCTAGCGGCGcttattttatttgggggggttaCTTCTTTAAATctcctgattctttcttcttgtgCCCACACACCTCTGTCATTCTCAGCAAATCCAGGACCACCCATGTTAATGTTATAACATTTAGAAAGCAAGTAACTAACTTTTTCCTGGCTCTGATGACCCTCTGGTTTGAAAGCTAAACCCCAGGGTAGATTCCGAGAGGAAACTTGCCGAAGAGCTGTCAGTGAATGCCGTTGGGCACTGTCCAGTTCTGGACTCACTGCGTTTACCCAAAATGATGATTCCCTTCCTCAAGAGTCActataaggaaaaaacaaaaagaataacacCATTCAAATCAGCCAGGCCTCACCAGCAGCTGCTCACCATTGGCCATCCCAGGGTGTTGCAGACCCGCATCACCACCTACCCAGGTGACCTTGAGGAGCATTTGGGCCCCACTGCAGCCCCgtttttctcttctgcaaagtGGGTGCGATCAAGAGATTCCACCACACGGTGCACCTGTTGACAACAATAACAGCATATGCAAATATCCAGGAAGCCTGTTGGGCCTGATGCGCTAGGACAGCACCCAGAGCTCTGGAAGGGGACCCGGTGGACCCATAAGTCAGCTTCAGTCCAATGTCTCATACTAATAATTGACCTTCCTACATAACAGTCTTACAGAATTTGACACAGGTAAGAGATCCATCAGTTCTCAACTCAGTGTCCCTATCTTCAAAATGCCATCCTGCAGGGGAGCTCAGAGGGGCCAGCAAGACAGAAAAAACAACCAAGTGCAAGGAAGAAAAGGGTCACTTATTTTGATGGTAAAATCAGACCTTGAAATTTCATTCAGTTAAAATTCTGTTCCAAATGCTTTACCATAAAAGCTATGGAACAATGATGGAAACTTCCAGAACTAGCTAACTCCCTGGAGGCCAACTTAGTCTGGCTGCTGTCCTTCACGGCCCCCACGGTGGTCTTGTCCAGCTGGAGCCCCCACCCGGTTCAGAGAAATCGCTATGGGAGGCACATGGGCGGCAAGAACGCATCTGAGCCGTGGCTGACAGGACGCTGAGAATtcgatttcctttttttttttttcctttgtgagaatagtttggttgttgttttttttttttttaagtattttatttatttattcattaatttgacagagagagcgagagagcacaagcagggggagtagcagagggagagggagaagcaggctccccgctgagcaggtctccccaagaccccaagatcatgacctgagccagagacagacgcttagccgactgagccacccaggtgcccctcttctttgCGAGAATAGTGATTTACAGGGGTAAGATGTGTAGTTGATTCTGCCTGAGGAAAGGGGTAAGGGGAACCAAATTGCATTTTCCCCCACAACACATTTTAAAACGAAACATAAAAACCAAATCAGGAGAAAGATGATGATATTTCTCTATTTTGCTTCCTTTCCCAGATAAGTTTGCTCTTCTTCAGTGGGTTGCCTCATTAGTAAACCTTAAAATATCATTCCCCTCTATTTCTCAGGATCCTTCACATGGATCTCAATCCCCAGGGAAGGATGCTCGGCTCACTTATGCATTGGTCTCTCGCTGGACCCCAAATGGCACCcatgagaaagagcaagaggcaTGGCCCGACTGGCCAACACTCCCTGAGGGCATTTATCTTCATGTGCAACTGGAACACACTCCCTACCTCCAGTGGTGTGACCACGAAGTTACACCTCATATCCCCATTTACACCTTCGATTGATTATATATGTTGTGTTACAAGGACCCACTGAAGGGGATTCGGGGAGGGCACCTAGCATCAATAAGGAACAGAGCCTGGAAGAGCATGTTTCTAGAAAAGGAAGTATATATCCCCCAGGTTCTGTCCCTCACAGTTTGGCCAGAGGCAGGAGCCCTTAGCATAAAGCATCTCCATGGACAGAGTCATAAACAGGCAACTACCTCTGCTACGGAAGCCCCACCTTCAGAACACACCTGGGCCAGCCAGCCTGTGTAGCCTGGCCATCCAGTCAGGATGGAATAACAGTTTATTTAGCAGATTCTGGACACCAGGCTTTGCTCTTTCAACCAATACAGACACAGAGCCTTGGAACTGGAGTAGATAAGTACTGTGCATGAATTATAGATCAAGGCAAGCCAGAAGGCtgcaggcccctccctcccttctcctctgcttcctgccctccccaggctccTCTGCAGGTGTCACTTCAGC of the Halichoerus grypus chromosome 1, mHalGry1.hap1.1, whole genome shotgun sequence genome contains:
- the B3GALT5 gene encoding beta-1,3-galactosyltransferase 5, with protein sequence MAYVKMRLMYISLVVLGALCLYFSIYSLTPFKDEPFVFKKERGNFLQLPDINCRQDPPFLVLLVTSSHEQMFARTVIRNTWGKEKNVNGRLIKTFFLLGATSSKDLSKVVVQESQRHRDIIQKDFMDAYFNLTLKTMMGIEWIHRFCPQAAFVMKTDSDMFVNIYYLTELLLKKNRTTRFFTGFLKLNEFPIRDKHNKWFVSKYEYPWEKYPPFCSGTGYVFSSDVASHVYDVSDSVPFIKLEDVFVGLCLAKLKIRLEELHSEQTFFPNGLAFSTCRFKKIVACHFVKPRNMLSYWQALEDSLEEECPAV